The proteins below are encoded in one region of Neorhodopirellula lusitana:
- a CDS encoding DUF1559 domain-containing protein, with product MKLLKMRRGFTLVELLVVIAIIGVLVGLLLPAVQAAREAARRMSCSNNFKQLGLAMHNYHSAYRQLPANGTGTDGGIKTNDGRRVQTVSTNGGRLSAYAGLLPFFEAQALWEVLSNPHQPESGESPSGTTPEGRWQAFGPLPYYDMDSYDPWQTEMKTLRCPSDPGQSVIGVGQTNYAFCNGDSILRVGYEPLHRYADRSAFRGAFMRQFGRKFRDVLDGLSNSLAMGEIATDLGDRAIVGGVVHIDNYASSDNLLGADLSQCTKFVDSQRPQFYAADPNPQLLDSDSSRGGRWMSSHLMITGFTTVLPPNSPSCALSWGEDWQSGVFSSGSRHLGGTHVLLLDGSVQFITDSIDAGSRDADSVSKTYSNEGAQSPYGVWGAMGSISAKEQVSLP from the coding sequence ATGAAGTTATTAAAAATGCGACGTGGGTTTACCCTCGTCGAACTACTGGTGGTTATCGCGATCATCGGGGTCCTCGTTGGTTTATTGCTGCCTGCGGTTCAGGCAGCACGTGAGGCGGCGCGGCGGATGTCGTGCAGCAACAACTTTAAGCAGTTGGGGCTTGCGATGCATAATTACCACTCCGCTTACCGACAACTTCCCGCCAATGGGACTGGAACGGATGGCGGTATAAAAACGAACGATGGGCGACGCGTTCAAACGGTGTCGACCAATGGAGGGCGTCTAAGCGCCTATGCCGGTTTGCTACCATTTTTCGAGGCTCAGGCACTTTGGGAGGTGCTGTCGAATCCCCATCAGCCCGAATCAGGTGAATCGCCAAGTGGCACAACGCCTGAAGGACGCTGGCAAGCATTTGGTCCATTGCCGTATTACGATATGGATTCTTACGACCCGTGGCAGACTGAAATGAAGACACTGAGATGCCCTTCAGATCCAGGGCAATCTGTAATCGGCGTGGGGCAAACCAATTATGCCTTCTGCAACGGTGATTCAATTCTTCGCGTTGGATACGAGCCACTTCATCGGTACGCTGACCGCTCTGCATTCCGCGGTGCGTTTATGCGGCAGTTTGGACGCAAGTTTCGAGATGTGCTGGATGGCCTGTCGAATTCATTAGCCATGGGAGAAATCGCCACTGATCTTGGCGATCGGGCGATCGTTGGTGGTGTCGTTCATATCGACAACTACGCTTCAAGTGACAATTTGCTTGGGGCAGACCTGTCTCAATGCACCAAATTTGTTGACTCGCAGCGACCACAGTTTTATGCGGCAGACCCCAACCCGCAATTGCTTGATTCAGACTCTTCTCGAGGTGGGCGGTGGATGTCGTCTCATTTGATGATCACCGGTTTTACCACCGTGCTTCCCCCTAATTCACCTTCCTGCGCTCTCTCCTGGGGAGAAGATTGGCAGTCGGGCGTGTTTAGTTCAGGCAGTCGACATCTTGGTGGTACGCACGTTTTGTTGCTGGACGGATCGGTGCAGTTTATTACTGATTCGATTGATGCAGGGAGTCGCGATGCTGATAGCGTTTCAAAAACTTATAGCAACGAAGGTGCTCAGAGCCCGTATGGGGTCTGGGGAGCGATGGGATCGATTTCGGCTAAAGAGCAGGTAAGCCTGCCATAA
- a CDS encoding sigma-70 family RNA polymerase sigma factor: MKNEKGNATEFVRLLTGNQRMLFCFIHTLVPRRNDVDEILQETNLVLWREFDKFEIGSNFHAWACSIARNQVRAFTSNRRAKLPDFDTDTIMLISTHQQKHANSLDSRIDVLEQCIAQLPRRDRLVLDYRYRQGAPVGTIACEMDLTVANVYKLLSRIRMILRRCVDNKLSIERVDHE; encoded by the coding sequence ATGAAAAACGAAAAAGGGAATGCAACTGAATTCGTCCGACTTCTCACCGGAAATCAACGCATGCTGTTCTGCTTCATTCATACGCTTGTCCCGAGACGCAACGACGTCGATGAAATCCTCCAAGAAACCAATTTGGTGCTCTGGCGCGAGTTCGACAAGTTTGAAATCGGCAGTAACTTTCATGCCTGGGCCTGCTCCATAGCGAGGAATCAGGTTCGAGCATTTACCTCCAATCGGCGTGCAAAACTACCGGATTTCGACACAGACACGATCATGCTTATCTCAACACACCAACAGAAGCATGCCAACTCACTTGACTCCCGCATCGACGTTCTGGAGCAATGCATTGCTCAGCTACCCAGGCGTGATCGTCTCGTGTTGGACTATCGCTATCGACAAGGCGCCCCTGTCGGGACCATCGCCTGTGAGATGGATCTCACCGTTGCCAATGTGTACAAGCTACTGTCCAGGATACGCATGATCCTTCGACGGTGCGTTGATAACAAACTATCTATTGAAAGAGTCGATCACGAATGA